The following are encoded together in the Flavobacterium haoranii genome:
- a CDS encoding acyltransferase family protein: protein MEFSLNKNCFDFLRLFFAFNVLLSHIGELSQDKELFFLQKISNPYLAINGFFVISGFLVAKSYIRTNNLKTYLIKRVKRIIPAYIFVIFFFAIFYHFFKTVIIRIFFFITVV, encoded by the coding sequence ATGGAATTTAGCTTAAACAAAAATTGTTTTGATTTTTTAAGACTTTTTTTTGCATTTAATGTTCTCTTATCTCATATAGGAGAGCTATCGCAAGATAAAGAATTGTTTTTTTTACAAAAAATATCGAATCCTTATTTAGCAATTAATGGTTTTTTTGTGATAAGTGGTTTTTTAGTAGCAAAAAGTTACATAAGGACAAATAACTTAAAGACTTATTTAATTAAAAGAGTAAAAAGAATTATTCCTGCATATATCTTTGTTATTTTCTTTTTCGCAATTTTTTATCATTTTTTCAAAACTGTCATTATTAGAATATTTTTCTTCATTACAGTTGTATAG
- a CDS encoding acyltransferase family protein, translating to MIFLNFMEPCLPGLFQENLLCAVNGSLWTIKVEESFYLILPIIFYFFKKIKYNWIGFIIVYVLSFSFYVYFKFYLDKPIIAKQMPGMLTYFGTGVFIFLYFSKIMKHKVKLLILCSVVSLISYINSFYFLFPISFGFVVILSAYTFSSLNYFGKYGDFTYGLYIFHFPLIQLFKSLKLFEKYNSFLIAFILVLLSVLFAILSWFLIEKRFISRYNDKVLEDAN from the coding sequence TTGATTTTTTTAAATTTCATGGAGCCTTGTCTTCCTGGTTTATTTCAAGAAAATTTATTGTGTGCAGTAAATGGATCGCTTTGGACAATTAAAGTCGAAGAAAGTTTTTATTTAATTCTACCAATTATATTTTATTTTTTTAAAAAAATAAAATATAATTGGATTGGTTTTATCATTGTTTATGTTCTTTCTTTTAGTTTTTATGTGTATTTTAAATTTTATCTAGATAAACCAATAATAGCTAAGCAAATGCCTGGTATGTTAACATATTTTGGAACAGGAGTTTTTATTTTTTTATATTTTTCAAAAATCATGAAGCATAAAGTTAAATTATTGATTTTGTGCTCAGTTGTCTCATTAATTTCCTACATCAATTCATTTTATTTTCTATTTCCAATTTCTTTTGGGTTTGTCGTAATTTTATCTGCCTACACTTTTTCGAGTTTAAATTATTTTGGAAAATATGGAGATTTTACATACGGGTTGTATATCTTTCATTTTCCTTTAATTCAGTTATTTAAGAGTTTGAAATTGTTTGAAAAATACAACTCTTTTTTAATTGCATTTATTCTAGTTCTATTGTCAGTTTTATTTGCAATCTTATCTTGGTTTTTAATTGAGAAAAGATTTATAAGCAGGTATAACGATAAAGTTTTAGAAGATGCTAATTAA
- a CDS encoding recombination protein O N-terminal domain-containing protein: MLIKTKAVVISAVKYQEKSLIVRCFTLSDGLKSYFVTNAFTGKKNNQKNAFFNL; this comes from the coding sequence ATGCTAATTAAAACCAAAGCTGTTGTTATATCAGCAGTTAAATATCAAGAGAAAAGTTTAATTGTACGCTGTTTTACGTTAAGTGATGGCTTAAAATCTTATTTTGTAACCAATGCATTTACTGGAAAAAAGAATAATCAAAAAAATGCTTTTTTCAACCTTTAA
- the recO gene encoding DNA repair protein RecO, which produces MSEVLHNAIKEDGKNDTLFTYLETAFNWLDHHEETSNFHLIFLLQLTRYLGFYPQNSSEYEYFELTEGVFIPFESASCLSKEQTTLFKSLIDLKFEDDQKIFTGFQRQILLNILIDYYSLNIEGFKKPKSLSVLKEVFS; this is translated from the coding sequence TTGTCTGAAGTTTTACACAATGCTATAAAAGAAGATGGTAAAAACGACACTTTATTTACCTATTTAGAAACCGCTTTTAATTGGCTCGATCATCACGAAGAAACTTCAAATTTTCACTTAATTTTTTTACTTCAATTAACACGTTATTTAGGTTTTTATCCTCAAAACAGCTCAGAATATGAATATTTTGAGTTAACAGAAGGTGTTTTTATTCCTTTCGAAAGTGCAAGTTGTTTATCAAAAGAGCAAACAACTCTTTTTAAGTCACTTATTGATTTAAAATTTGAAGACGACCAAAAGATTTTTACTGGTTTCCAAAGACAAATTTTACTAAACATTCTCATTGATTACTACAGTTTAAACATTGAAGGATTTAAAAAACCAAAGTCATTAAGTGTTTTAAAAGAAGTTTTCAGTTAA
- the ileS gene encoding isoleucine--tRNA ligase: MSAKFTEYKGLDLPTVASEVLDFWKKNNIFEQSVTSREGATPYVFFEGPPSANGLPGIHHVMARAIKDIFCRYKTQKGYQVKRKAGWDTHGLPVELGTEKELGITKEDIGKTISVTEYNEACKRTVMRYTDVWNDLTEKMGYWVDMEDPYVTYKSKYMETVWWLLKQIYNKDLLYKGYTIQPYSPKAGTGLSSHEVNQPGSYRDVTDTTIVAQFKTKDETLPSFLQGFGTVHFLAWTTTPWTLPSNTALTVGPKIDYVLVKTFNQYTFEPINVVLAKPLVGKQFGGKYFVAESEEDFANYKSEDKKIPYQILTEAKGADLVGIKYEQLLPLALPYQNPENAFRVISGDFVTTEDGTGIVHTAPTFGADDAKVAKEASPEVPPMLVLDENGNPVPLVDLQGKFVAQMGDFAGKYVKNEYYNDGEAPEKSVDVEIAIRLKEENKAFKVEKYVHSYPHCWRTDKPILYYPLDSWFIKVTEIKDRMFDLNETINWKPKATGEGRFGNWLKNANDWNLSRSRYWGIPLPIWRTEDKTEEICVGSVEELYNEIEKAVAAGFMSENPYKGFQIGNMDETNYDLVDLHKNIVDNIVLISPSGKPMNRETDLIDVWFDSGAMPYAQWHYPFENKSYIDNNEAFPADFIAEGVDQTRGWFYTLHAIGTLVFDKIAYKNVVSNGLVLDKNGQKMSKRLGNAVDPFKTLEEFGPDATRWYMISNANPWDNLKFDIEGVAEVRRKFFGTLYNTYSFFALYANIDGFKYNEAEVPLNERPEIDRWILSELHTLIQLVDEAYADYEPTKAARAISDFVQENLSNWYVRLCRRRFWKGDYAQDKIAAYQTLYTCLVTVAKLSAPIAPFFMDKLYRDLTQATGSESFESVHLAEFPKMVENFVDKSLESKMMKAQTVSSLVLSLRKKEMIKVRQPLQRVMIPVLDDNQRAEIEAVSDLIKAEVNVKEIELLGDASGVLVKQIKPNFKALGPRFGKDMGLISKEIQNFTQEQINKIEQEGEIILDISGKSVNLTTEDVEISSQDIPGWLVANANGITVALDITISEELRNEGIARELVNRIQNIRKDSGFEVTDKIKVQLESEPTIEIAVKANEDYIKSETLTNELVFVQELKNGTEIEFDDLKTVVLISK, from the coding sequence ATGAGTGCTAAATTTACTGAATACAAAGGACTTGACTTGCCAACTGTGGCTTCTGAAGTTCTTGATTTTTGGAAAAAAAATAACATCTTTGAACAATCGGTAACTTCTCGCGAAGGAGCTACACCTTACGTGTTTTTTGAAGGACCACCATCTGCAAACGGTTTGCCGGGAATTCACCACGTGATGGCGCGTGCGATTAAAGATATTTTTTGTCGTTACAAAACTCAAAAAGGGTACCAAGTTAAGCGTAAAGCAGGTTGGGATACCCACGGTTTACCTGTAGAATTAGGTACCGAAAAAGAATTAGGCATTACTAAAGAAGATATCGGAAAAACGATTTCGGTTACTGAATACAACGAAGCGTGTAAAAGAACCGTTATGCGTTATACAGATGTTTGGAACGACCTTACCGAAAAAATGGGATATTGGGTTGATATGGAAGATCCGTATGTTACTTACAAATCCAAATACATGGAAACGGTTTGGTGGTTGTTAAAACAAATTTATAACAAAGATTTACTTTACAAAGGTTATACTATTCAGCCTTATTCGCCAAAAGCGGGAACAGGATTATCTTCGCACGAAGTAAACCAACCAGGTTCTTATCGTGATGTTACGGATACCACTATTGTAGCTCAGTTTAAAACAAAAGATGAGACATTGCCAAGCTTCTTACAAGGTTTTGGAACGGTTCATTTCTTAGCTTGGACAACAACTCCTTGGACATTGCCATCGAACACAGCTTTAACAGTTGGTCCAAAAATCGATTATGTTTTAGTAAAAACCTTCAATCAATATACTTTTGAACCTATCAATGTTGTTTTAGCTAAACCTTTAGTTGGAAAACAATTTGGCGGAAAGTATTTTGTAGCTGAGTCTGAAGAAGATTTTGCTAATTATAAATCAGAAGATAAAAAGATTCCTTACCAAATTTTAACTGAAGCAAAAGGTGCTGATTTAGTTGGAATCAAATACGAGCAATTATTACCATTAGCGTTACCTTATCAAAATCCAGAAAATGCTTTTAGAGTAATTTCAGGAGATTTCGTTACTACGGAAGATGGAACAGGTATCGTTCACACTGCGCCAACATTTGGTGCAGATGATGCTAAAGTAGCAAAAGAAGCTTCACCAGAAGTTCCGCCAATGTTAGTTTTAGACGAAAACGGAAATCCGGTGCCATTAGTAGATTTGCAAGGTAAGTTTGTAGCTCAAATGGGAGATTTCGCAGGGAAATATGTAAAGAATGAATATTACAACGATGGCGAAGCTCCTGAGAAATCAGTAGATGTTGAAATCGCTATTCGTTTAAAAGAAGAAAACAAAGCCTTTAAGGTTGAAAAATATGTACACAGTTACCCACATTGTTGGAGAACAGACAAACCAATTTTATATTATCCATTAGATTCTTGGTTTATTAAAGTAACTGAGATCAAAGATAGAATGTTCGATTTGAACGAAACGATTAACTGGAAACCAAAAGCTACAGGAGAAGGTCGTTTCGGAAATTGGTTGAAAAATGCAAACGATTGGAATTTATCGCGTTCACGTTATTGGGGAATTCCATTACCAATTTGGAGAACAGAAGATAAAACAGAAGAGATCTGCGTTGGTTCTGTTGAAGAATTGTACAATGAAATTGAAAAAGCGGTTGCTGCTGGTTTCATGAGCGAGAACCCATACAAAGGTTTCCAAATCGGAAATATGGACGAAACGAACTACGATTTAGTGGATTTACACAAAAATATTGTAGATAATATTGTTTTAATTTCTCCTTCTGGAAAACCAATGAACCGTGAAACGGATTTAATTGACGTTTGGTTCGATTCAGGGGCAATGCCTTATGCACAATGGCATTATCCGTTCGAAAACAAATCATATATCGATAACAATGAGGCTTTTCCAGCTGATTTTATTGCGGAAGGAGTAGATCAAACTCGTGGATGGTTCTATACGTTACATGCGATTGGAACTCTAGTTTTTGATAAAATTGCTTATAAAAATGTGGTTTCAAACGGATTGGTTTTAGACAAAAACGGACAAAAGATGTCGAAACGTTTAGGAAATGCTGTTGATCCTTTTAAAACACTAGAAGAATTTGGTCCAGATGCAACACGTTGGTACATGATTTCCAATGCAAATCCTTGGGACAACTTAAAATTTGATATCGAAGGTGTGGCTGAAGTAAGAAGAAAATTCTTTGGAACACTTTATAATACGTATTCGTTCTTTGCGTTATATGCTAATATCGATGGTTTCAAATACAACGAAGCCGAAGTTCCATTAAACGAAAGACCAGAAATCGACCGTTGGATTTTATCTGAATTACATACGTTAATTCAATTAGTAGATGAAGCGTATGCGGATTATGAACCAACAAAAGCTGCTCGTGCTATTTCTGATTTCGTTCAAGAAAACTTGAGTAACTGGTACGTTCGTTTATGTAGAAGAAGATTCTGGAAAGGCGATTATGCCCAAGATAAAATTGCGGCTTATCAAACACTTTATACATGTTTGGTGACTGTAGCGAAACTTTCGGCTCCAATTGCTCCGTTCTTCATGGACAAACTTTACAGAGATTTAACACAAGCTACAGGTTCTGAATCTTTTGAAAGCGTACATTTGGCCGAGTTTCCAAAAATGGTTGAAAACTTTGTTGATAAGTCATTAGAAAGTAAAATGATGAAAGCGCAAACGGTTTCTTCGTTAGTTTTATCACTTCGTAAGAAGGAAATGATTAAAGTACGTCAACCTTTGCAAAGGGTTATGATTCCTGTACTTGACGACAATCAGCGTGCTGAAATTGAGGCAGTTTCTGACCTAATTAAAGCAGAGGTAAACGTGAAAGAAATTGAGTTGTTAGGTGATGCTTCAGGCGTTTTAGTGAAGCAAATTAAACCTAATTTTAAAGCTTTAGGACCGCGTTTTGGTAAAGATATGGGATTGATTTCCAAAGAGATACAAAATTTTACGCAAGAACAAATTAATAAAATTGAACAAGAAGGCGAGATAATACTTGACATTTCAGGAAAAAGTGTTAATTTAACAACCGAAGATGTAGAGATTTCGTCACAAGATATTCCAGGATGGTTAGTGGCTAATGCAAATGGAATTACAGTAGCGTTAGATATCACAATTTCTGAAGAATTACGAAATGAAGGGATAGCCCGCGAACTTGTAAATAGAATTCAAAACATTCGTAAAGATTCTGGTTTTGAGGTAACCGATAAAATTAAAGTTCAATTAGAGAGTGAGCCAACAATTGAAATAGCTGTTAAGGCAAATGAGGATTACATAAAATCAGAAACTTTAACAAACGAACTTGTTTTTGTACAAGAATTAAAAAATGGTACGGAAATTGAGTTTGATGATTTAAAAACAGTAGTATTAATTTCTAAATAG
- a CDS encoding TraR/DksA family transcriptional regulator, which produces MVEEKLRYSDADLAEFKELILAKMEKAKADLELIKSAYMNDLNNGTDDTSPTFKAFEEGSETMSKEANSQLATRQEKFIRDLKNALIRIENKTYGVCKVTGKLISKERLRVVPHATMSIEAKNLQR; this is translated from the coding sequence ATGGTTGAAGAAAAATTAAGATATTCAGATGCAGATTTAGCAGAATTCAAAGAATTGATTTTAGCTAAAATGGAAAAAGCAAAAGCCGATTTAGAATTGATAAAGAGTGCTTACATGAATGATTTAAACAACGGTACTGATGATACATCACCTACGTTTAAAGCATTTGAAGAAGGCAGTGAAACCATGTCAAAAGAAGCTAATTCGCAGTTAGCAACACGTCAAGAAAAGTTTATTCGCGATCTTAAGAATGCTTTAATAAGAATTGAAAATAAAACTTACGGAGTTTGTAAAGTAACTGGTAAATTAATTAGTAAAGAGAGATTAAGAGTTGTTCCTCATGCTACAATGAGTATTGAAGCTAAAAATTTACAACGTTAA
- a CDS encoding lipoprotein signal peptidase, whose translation MSLKKAYILVFLVLIIDQVSKIYIKTHFFIGESIKVMGLDWFQIHFIENEGMAWGAVIPGEYGKLFLTLFRIVAVGGIGWWLWDSVRKNASNYLKVAIALILAGAVGNIIDSVFYGVIFNDSYHQVATLFSDEPYGRWFHGEVVDMLYFPIWEGNLPSWLPVWGGKPFSFFNAIFNVADVAISTGVGILIVFNKKAFGK comes from the coding sequence ATGTCGTTAAAAAAGGCCTATATATTAGTTTTTCTAGTTTTAATAATCGATCAAGTATCAAAAATTTATATTAAAACACATTTCTTTATTGGTGAATCTATTAAAGTTATGGGTTTAGATTGGTTTCAAATTCATTTTATTGAGAACGAAGGAATGGCTTGGGGAGCTGTTATACCTGGAGAATATGGTAAATTATTTTTAACGCTTTTTAGAATTGTTGCTGTTGGAGGAATAGGTTGGTGGTTATGGGATTCTGTTAGAAAAAATGCTTCTAATTATTTAAAAGTTGCGATTGCCTTAATATTGGCAGGTGCTGTAGGAAACATTATTGATTCGGTTTTTTATGGCGTTATCTTTAACGATAGCTATCATCAAGTAGCTACTTTATTTTCTGATGAACCTTATGGAAGATGGTTTCACGGTGAAGTAGTTGATATGTTGTATTTTCCTATTTGGGAAGGAAATTTACCTTCTTGGTTACCTGTTTGGGGTGGTAAACCTTTCTCGTTCTTTAACGCCATTTTTAATGTTGCAGATGTTGCTATTTCAACAGGAGTAGGAATCTTAATTGTCTTTAATAAGAAAGCTTTTGGGAAATAA
- a CDS encoding helix-turn-helix domain-containing protein, which produces MFHTQQLKQLRKSKGFTQEEIADKLCISQSAYARLENGGCKTWGVYLKNLCVIFNVSPVVFINDTSLKDNDTLKEELLRKEIEIKNLETMVSILEKK; this is translated from the coding sequence ATGTTTCACACGCAACAATTAAAACAACTAAGAAAATCTAAAGGATTCACTCAAGAAGAAATTGCAGATAAGCTATGTATCTCGCAATCTGCTTATGCACGCTTAGAAAATGGTGGTTGTAAAACTTGGGGCGTTTATTTAAAAAATTTATGTGTAATTTTTAATGTTAGTCCAGTTGTTTTTATAAATGATACTTCTTTAAAAGATAATGATACACTAAAAGAAGAATTACTACGAAAAGAAATTGAAATAAAAAACCTTGAAACTATGGTTTCAATTTTAGAAAAAAAATAA
- a CDS encoding GLPGLI family protein, which yields MWSNFLYEKQIYVKEVAPKIDWKIGKETKKIGVFNCKRATANFRGRNYTAWFTTEIPLPFGPWKFQGLPGLILEVYDTNKNVHWYFKTIEYPSKSNEKLKYISKPVKEKLNSYSEYKLLQKKIKEKATDKNKLISKQFPGVTFIDPEIKQMFIECEE from the coding sequence ATGTGGTCTAATTTTTTGTATGAGAAACAAATTTATGTAAAAGAAGTTGCACCAAAAATAGATTGGAAAATAGGTAAAGAGACTAAAAAGATTGGAGTTTTTAATTGCAAAAGAGCAACTGCTAATTTTAGAGGTAGAAATTATACCGCATGGTTTACTACTGAAATCCCTTTGCCCTTTGGTCCTTGGAAATTTCAAGGCTTGCCTGGATTAATCTTAGAAGTTTATGATACTAATAAAAATGTTCATTGGTATTTTAAAACAATTGAATATCCTTCAAAAAGCAATGAAAAATTAAAGTATATTTCTAAGCCTGTAAAAGAAAAATTAAATTCTTATTCTGAGTATAAGCTACTTCAAAAAAAAATTAAAGAAAAAGCAACGGACAAGAATAAGTTAATAAGTAAACAGTTCCCAGGAGTTACTTTTATTGACCCTGAAATTAAACAAATGTTTATAGAGTGTGAGGAATAA
- a CDS encoding TonB-dependent receptor — MKFLISLLFINFSFSQEITLKGNITDNQNRGIQSASVSVLDENEDILGYSFTNENGEYLISFDKPTNNTIIVEVACLGFQKASKKIDNNTNSTFNFQLEDKIENLQEVVVESGKKIRIEQDTTSIKVASFGNKTEQTVEDILKKLPGIEVLKDGTIKAHGKAIDKLLIEGEDMFDKNYKLLSKNLNAKVLDEVQILDNFEDNPIFKKLNNSDKVALNLKLKKGLQNVWFGNVTLGSGIVSENRWRESLNLGLLKKKIKFFYFGDYNNLGEKATDLINSNVIDRNSFGNDRFEYKAKSLYTISNNEIQFFSKSQSVFNKAFLNSLSFNSKFRKNLSLRGVIYLANDNQNQNSFAETNYNLESNPVSFTESNFYNNKKTLASTELELKYTPNDKNYITNLFILKNNPNKTANNLLFNSDQINQHSKTNNYTFYNHFNHTYQVSENKVLNNYFYIGNDKINEKSRIESPYLNSFLNVNTSEIVTQQANNKLFYIGNKSKLITKLKKLDITNSFQFEFNNEKFENDFIAENQNIPTYENNSELRQFSIVQDNTFRYNFSKKIDITANVNFQNTMFNNNNSETNIFYINPSLYFNIKKTGFGNFTVSYSENNSLPEINQLTTNFQLTDYRSFLIGTNYQKPLNTATTSFNYYFYNDEKRYSINTSLFYINSKSILNTSSNLTDDFNFNSYIQTKGSESYNFNFAIVNYIRKIKLASKIETNNSWTTIPLNVNSTEFETSKGFTNNIKYSGTTYFKLPINFDFGYSYNYFQSDFQGIKTENITKDAFLNANYKISKTILAESNNSLYFVNNQSYFFSNLVFSYTPKESRFSYRFLFNNILNENEYTYISINNYAYYKSSIQLVPRYLLGTVTFRF, encoded by the coding sequence ATGAAGTTTCTTATTTCATTGCTTTTTATAAATTTCTCTTTTTCGCAAGAAATAACTTTAAAAGGTAATATTACAGATAACCAAAACAGAGGCATTCAAAGTGCTTCTGTTTCTGTATTAGATGAAAATGAAGATATTTTAGGGTATAGTTTTACTAATGAAAATGGTGAATATCTTATTTCTTTTGATAAACCAACCAACAATACCATAATTGTTGAAGTAGCTTGTTTAGGATTTCAAAAAGCCTCTAAAAAAATAGATAATAACACAAATAGTACTTTTAATTTTCAATTAGAAGATAAAATTGAAAATTTACAAGAGGTTGTTGTAGAATCAGGAAAAAAAATAAGAATAGAACAAGATACTACAAGTATCAAAGTCGCTTCATTTGGTAACAAAACCGAGCAAACCGTTGAAGATATTTTAAAAAAATTACCAGGAATTGAAGTTTTAAAAGACGGCACTATAAAAGCACACGGTAAAGCCATTGATAAACTTTTAATTGAAGGCGAAGATATGTTTGATAAAAATTACAAATTATTGTCAAAAAATCTAAATGCAAAAGTGCTCGATGAAGTCCAAATTCTTGATAATTTTGAAGATAATCCCATTTTTAAAAAACTAAACAATTCTGATAAAGTAGCTTTAAACCTTAAACTTAAAAAGGGTTTACAAAATGTTTGGTTTGGTAATGTAACCTTAGGAAGTGGAATAGTTTCTGAAAATCGCTGGAGAGAAAGCTTAAATTTAGGATTACTAAAAAAGAAAATTAAGTTTTTCTATTTTGGCGATTATAATAATCTTGGTGAAAAAGCTACCGATTTAATTAATTCTAATGTAATTGACCGAAATAGTTTTGGTAACGATAGATTTGAATACAAGGCAAAATCGTTATATACAATTTCCAATAATGAAATTCAATTTTTTAGTAAATCGCAAAGTGTTTTTAATAAGGCATTTTTAAATTCCTTAAGCTTTAATTCTAAATTTAGAAAAAATCTTTCTTTACGAGGCGTGATTTATTTAGCAAATGACAATCAAAATCAAAATTCATTTGCCGAGACCAATTATAATTTAGAAAGTAATCCTGTTTCGTTTACCGAGAGTAATTTTTATAATAATAAAAAAACCTTAGCATCAACAGAATTAGAACTAAAATATACTCCAAACGATAAAAATTATATTACCAACTTATTTATTTTAAAAAACAACCCAAATAAAACGGCAAATAATTTATTGTTTAATTCGGATCAAATAAATCAGCATTCAAAAACGAATAATTACACTTTTTACAACCATTTTAATCACACCTATCAGGTTTCAGAGAATAAAGTGTTGAATAATTATTTTTATATTGGAAACGATAAAATAAATGAAAAATCGAGAATTGAATCTCCTTATTTAAATAGTTTTTTAAATGTAAACACTTCAGAAATTGTTACGCAACAGGCTAATAACAAATTGTTTTATATAGGGAATAAATCAAAATTAATTACCAAATTAAAAAAATTAGACATCACAAATAGTTTTCAATTTGAATTCAATAATGAAAAGTTTGAAAATGATTTCATTGCAGAAAATCAGAACATTCCAACTTATGAAAACAATTCAGAACTAAGGCAATTTTCAATAGTACAAGACAACACATTTCGCTATAATTTTTCTAAAAAAATAGATATTACAGCTAACGTAAACTTTCAGAATACAATGTTTAATAATAACAATTCTGAAACTAATATTTTTTATATCAACCCATCACTTTATTTTAATATAAAGAAAACAGGTTTTGGAAATTTTACAGTTTCTTATTCAGAGAATAATAGTTTACCTGAAATTAATCAGTTAACCACAAATTTTCAGTTAACAGATTATCGTAGTTTTTTAATTGGTACAAACTATCAAAAACCGCTAAACACCGCTACAACATCATTTAATTATTATTTTTATAATGATGAAAAAAGGTATTCTATAAATACAAGTTTGTTCTATATAAATTCAAAATCTATTTTAAATACATCAAGCAATTTAACGGATGATTTTAACTTCAATTCATATATTCAAACTAAAGGAAGCGAAAGTTATAATTTCAATTTTGCAATTGTTAATTACATTCGTAAAATAAAATTAGCCTCTAAAATTGAAACAAATAATAGTTGGACAACAATTCCTTTAAATGTAAATTCAACTGAATTTGAAACTTCTAAAGGTTTTACAAACAATATAAAATACAGCGGAACTACTTATTTTAAGTTGCCAATAAATTTTGATTTTGGATATTCTTATAATTATTTTCAATCTGATTTTCAAGGAATAAAAACAGAAAACATCACTAAGGATGCTTTTTTAAATGCGAATTATAAAATTTCAAAAACTATTTTAGCCGAAAGTAATAATTCCCTTTATTTTGTAAATAATCAATCTTATTTCTTTAGTAATTTGGTTTTTAGTTATACACCTAAAGAAAGTAGATTTTCATATAGATTTTTATTTAATAATATATTGAACGAAAACGAATATACCTATATTTCTATAAATAATTATGCGTATTATAAGTCAAGTATCCAACTTGTGCCTCGTTACTTATTAGGAACAGTTACTTTTAGATTTTAA
- a CDS encoding 5-formyltetrahydrofolate cyclo-ligase, with amino-acid sequence MNKSEARKKSKEARKKLSLEEIEEKSLAIANNLLRLATLPEARQVWDKTYYHIFLPIVEQNEVDTEFILQILAGKDKEVVISKSAFDTREMSHFLLTDNTKIVKNEYNIPEPVNGLPVPTEMIDVVFVPLLAYDKQGNRVGYGKGFYDKFLSQCKPDVIKVGLSFFEPEEQIEDVIETDVKLDFCVTNKEIFKF; translated from the coding sequence ATGAATAAATCAGAAGCAAGAAAAAAGAGTAAAGAAGCAAGAAAAAAACTGTCTTTAGAAGAAATTGAAGAAAAGAGTTTGGCAATTGCTAACAATTTATTGCGTTTAGCCACCTTGCCTGAGGCTAGGCAGGTTTGGGACAAAACGTATTATCATATTTTCTTACCAATAGTAGAACAAAATGAAGTAGACACCGAATTTATTTTACAAATTTTAGCGGGAAAAGATAAAGAAGTTGTGATTTCGAAAAGTGCTTTTGACACACGAGAAATGTCGCATTTTTTATTGACCGATAACACTAAAATTGTAAAAAACGAATACAACATTCCCGAACCTGTAAATGGTTTGCCTGTTCCTACGGAAATGATTGATGTGGTTTTTGTACCGCTTTTAGCGTATGACAAACAAGGAAATCGCGTAGGTTATGGCAAAGGCTTTTACGACAAATTTCTGAGCCAATGCAAACCCGATGTAATTAAAGTTGGGCTTTCTTTTTTTGAACCCGAAGAACAAATTGAAGATGTTATAGAAACCGATGTGAAATTAGATTTTTGTGTGACGAATAAAGAAATTTTTAAGTTTTAA